From a single Bacillus sp. NEB1478 genomic region:
- the recN gene encoding DNA repair protein RecN: MLAELSIRNFAIIDELSVSFNKGLTVLTGETGAGKSIIIDAIGLLIGGRGSTEFVRYGTPKAEIEGLFHIHSEHRVYEKCSEVGINITDEMVVLKRDITDSGKSICRVNGKLVTLSILKEIGQALVDIHGQHETQYLMQPDKHLFLLDSFGDRDFKEDLVKYENAFKEFKDINKQLSELSRNEQEIAQRIDLLEYQLEEITGANLLTDEDDKLEDEKKMLSNFESIHDHLQDAYYSLYGEGKGLELVSKALEEFSQVAALDESLKTDEEQFGSSYYVLEELTYKIRDMFDSLEYNPDRLNNIEMRLDEISKLKRKYGNSVKEIILYGEKISKELQLIQNKDNHIEELKSKQIKVLSKLTVSGKKLTKKRTETAKKLKNSIQQQLKELYMEKTEFEVIISHVDENQFLKTGMDNVEFYISPNQGEPLKPLSKVASGGELSRVILALKTIFSEKQGITAIIFDEVDTGVSGRVAQAIAEKIYRVSVGSQVLCISHLPQVAAMADTHLHITKTAAQGRTVTKVLSLKTEEKVNEIGRMISGVEITDLTKQHAKELLHLAESIKKSS; this comes from the coding sequence TTGCTGGCAGAATTAAGTATTCGTAATTTTGCTATAATTGATGAATTGAGTGTGTCATTTAATAAAGGTCTTACCGTACTAACTGGTGAAACAGGTGCAGGAAAATCCATAATTATTGATGCGATCGGTCTTTTGATCGGTGGTAGAGGCTCAACTGAATTTGTCCGTTATGGAACACCGAAAGCGGAAATTGAAGGTTTGTTTCATATCCATTCTGAACATCGTGTTTATGAGAAATGCAGCGAAGTTGGAATAAATATTACTGATGAGATGGTTGTTTTAAAAAGGGATATTACCGATAGCGGGAAGAGTATATGCAGAGTAAATGGAAAGCTTGTAACACTGTCCATTTTAAAAGAAATAGGACAAGCTTTAGTTGATATTCATGGGCAGCATGAGACACAGTATTTAATGCAGCCTGATAAACATCTATTTTTGTTAGACAGTTTTGGCGATCGGGATTTTAAAGAAGATTTAGTTAAATACGAAAATGCATTTAAGGAATTTAAAGACATTAATAAGCAATTATCTGAACTATCGAGAAATGAACAAGAAATCGCTCAGCGGATCGATCTTTTAGAATATCAGTTAGAAGAGATAACAGGAGCCAATTTATTAACGGATGAAGATGATAAACTGGAAGATGAAAAAAAGATGCTTTCAAATTTCGAGAGTATCCACGACCATCTTCAAGATGCTTATTACAGTTTATATGGAGAAGGAAAAGGACTTGAGCTGGTTTCTAAAGCACTGGAAGAATTTTCGCAAGTTGCTGCTTTAGATGAGTCATTAAAAACAGATGAGGAGCAGTTCGGAAGCAGTTACTATGTTCTTGAGGAGCTCACTTACAAGATACGTGATATGTTTGATTCTTTAGAATATAATCCAGATCGGCTTAACAATATTGAAATGCGATTAGATGAAATAAGCAAGCTGAAACGAAAATATGGGAATTCTGTTAAAGAAATCATTCTTTACGGTGAAAAGATTTCTAAAGAACTTCAACTTATTCAAAATAAAGACAATCATATTGAGGAACTTAAGAGCAAACAGATAAAAGTTCTTTCTAAGTTAACTGTCTCTGGAAAGAAGTTAACAAAAAAACGTACAGAAACTGCAAAAAAATTAAAAAATTCGATTCAGCAGCAGCTGAAAGAACTCTACATGGAAAAAACTGAATTTGAGGTAATCATCAGTCATGTTGATGAGAATCAATTTTTAAAAACAGGAATGGATAATGTTGAATTTTATATTTCCCCCAACCAGGGAGAACCACTGAAGCCTTTATCCAAAGTAGCTTCCGGCGGAGAATTGTCACGTGTGATTTTAGCTTTGAAAACCATTTTTTCTGAAAAACAGGGCATAACTGCAATCATATTTGATGAGGTAGATACGGGTGTTAGCGGCAGAGTAGCACAAGCAATTGCCGAGAAAATTTATCGAGTATCAGTTGGATCTCAAGTTTTATGTATCAGCCACCTTCCACAAGTTGCAGCGATGGCAGACACACATCTTCATATTACTAAAACTGCTGCACAAGGCAGAACTGTTACGAAAGTACTTTCACTAAAAACGGAAGAAAAGGTAAATGAAATAGGAAGAATGATATCAGGCGTTGAAATAACAGACTTAACAAAACAACATGCAAAAGAACTTCTCCATCTGGCCGAATCCATAAAAAAATCATCTTAA
- the spoIVB gene encoding SpoIVB peptidase — protein sequence MYKDFLRRMIGVILLGSLMGIGFLSPIQDYVKMPDSVTVFKGQHLKQTIPAGTAFQQENRELYTTEIKSSKVVSIKAKKYGDNMATLEASNFPIKKMNVKVLSEFKVIPGGQSIGVKLNTLGVLIVGHHLVNTAEGKRSPGEIADIKIGDIITKINGKSIQKMGDVSPFVRESGESSQPLDVTIIRNGKTMHKALIPLQDKNDRSYRIGLYIRDSAAGVGTLTFYDPSSYKYGALGHVISDMDTKQPIKVNKGEILGSTVTSIEKGSNGHPGEKLARFSDDQKILGDINKNSPFGIFGTLNQKLTNGSWNKPLPIALSDQVKEGPAKILTVVDGSKVREFDVDVVSSVPQKFPATKGMVIKITDPELLKITGGIVQGMSGSPIIQNGRIIGAVTHVFVNDPTSGYGVHIEWMLDEAGINIYEEKKQAS from the coding sequence ATGTATAAGGATTTTCTTCGGCGAATGATTGGCGTTATTCTCCTTGGGAGCTTAATGGGGATCGGTTTTTTATCTCCAATACAAGATTATGTTAAAATGCCTGATTCAGTAACAGTTTTTAAAGGGCAGCATTTAAAACAAACGATTCCTGCAGGTACTGCATTTCAGCAAGAAAACAGGGAATTATATACAACTGAGATCAAAAGTTCGAAAGTCGTTTCGATTAAAGCCAAGAAATATGGTGATAATATGGCAACTCTCGAAGCATCAAATTTTCCAATTAAAAAAATGAACGTAAAAGTATTATCTGAATTTAAGGTAATACCAGGCGGACAATCGATTGGTGTAAAATTAAATACACTCGGAGTACTAATTGTTGGTCATCACCTAGTTAATACAGCAGAAGGTAAAAGATCACCTGGGGAAATAGCTGATATTAAAATCGGAGATATCATTACAAAAATAAATGGTAAATCTATTCAGAAAATGGGTGATGTCAGTCCGTTTGTAAGAGAATCTGGGGAATCGAGTCAACCATTAGACGTTACCATAATCAGAAATGGAAAAACAATGCATAAGGCGCTTATTCCTCTTCAAGATAAAAATGATCGTTCTTACCGTATTGGGTTATATATAAGAGACTCAGCAGCCGGCGTTGGCACATTAACGTTTTATGATCCTTCTTCTTATAAGTATGGTGCATTAGGACATGTAATATCAGATATGGATACCAAACAGCCAATAAAGGTGAATAAAGGAGAAATATTAGGATCTACAGTAACTTCGATCGAAAAAGGGTCAAATGGTCATCCGGGGGAAAAATTAGCAAGATTTTCTGATGATCAAAAGATTCTAGGTGACATCAATAAAAACAGCCCCTTTGGAATCTTCGGAACCTTAAACCAAAAGCTTACGAATGGAAGCTGGAATAAACCTTTGCCGATTGCTCTTTCGGATCAAGTAAAAGAGGGTCCGGCAAAAATATTAACTGTAGTTGACGGTTCGAAAGTTAGAGAATTTGATGTGGATGTAGTAAGTTCAGTTCCTCAGAAATTTCCTGCAACAAAAGGAATGGTAATAAAAATAACAGATCCTGAGTTGTTAAAAATAACAGGTGGAATTGTGCAAGGGATGAGCGGCAGTCCCATTATCCAAAACGGAAGAATTATTGGTGCGGTTACCCATGTGTTTGTGAATGATCCAACTTCCGGATATGGGGTCCATATTGAATGGATGCTGGACGAGGCAGGTATTAATATTTATGAGGAAAAAAAACAGGCGAGCTAA
- the spo0A gene encoding sporulation transcription factor Spo0A: MQNIKVCLADDNRELISLLREYLSSQDDMDVIGVAYNGQECLSVLEGKNPDVLVLDIIMPHLDGLAVLEKIRSSDDLPQPNVIMLTAFGQEDVTKKAVDLGASYFILKPFDMENLANQIRQICGSEKSSVKRASNNVRSNFQTINKPRNLDASITSIIHEIGVPAHIKGYMYLREAISMVYNDIELLGSITKVLYPDIAKKFNTTSSRVERAIRHAIEVAWSRGNIDSISSLFGYTVSMSKAKPTNSEFIAMVADKLRIEHKAG, encoded by the coding sequence GTGCAAAACATTAAAGTATGTTTAGCTGATGATAACCGCGAGTTAATTAGTTTATTGAGGGAATATCTCTCAAGCCAAGATGATATGGATGTAATTGGTGTAGCTTATAATGGTCAGGAGTGCTTATCTGTTTTAGAAGGAAAAAATCCTGATGTACTCGTACTTGATATTATCATGCCGCACTTAGATGGTTTAGCTGTATTGGAGAAAATTAGATCCAGTGATGATCTGCCTCAACCTAATGTAATTATGCTTACAGCATTCGGACAGGAAGATGTAACGAAGAAGGCTGTGGATCTTGGTGCTTCTTACTTTATCCTTAAACCTTTTGATATGGAAAATTTAGCAAACCAGATTCGTCAGATTTGCGGATCCGAAAAATCCAGCGTTAAACGTGCATCAAACAATGTTCGCAGCAATTTCCAAACAATTAATAAACCGCGTAACTTAGACGCAAGTATCACAAGTATTATTCATGAAATCGGAGTGCCTGCACATATTAAAGGATATATGTATTTACGCGAAGCCATTTCAATGGTTTACAACGACATTGAACTTCTAGGTTCGATAACGAAAGTCTTGTACCCGGACATTGCTAAGAAATTCAACACTACATCTAGCCGTGTTGAACGAGCAATCCGTCATGCGATAGAAGTTGCATGGAGCAGAGGGAACATCGACAGTATTTCATCGCTATTTGGCTACACGGTTTCCATGTCTAAAGCGAAACCAACGAATTCAGAGTTCATCGCAATGGTCGCTGATAAATTAAGAATCGAACACAAGGCTGGCTGA
- a CDS encoding DUF2627 domain-containing protein, whose protein sequence is MSRYIALIIVLIPGVMAVMGIKWMRDTLFGVLQFPFPALWLQFLAGFLSFAAGLSFVGGFIFYRDRKRNKVQLKFKKK, encoded by the coding sequence ATGAGTCGATACATCGCTTTAATCATTGTATTAATACCTGGAGTTATGGCTGTTATGGGGATTAAATGGATGAGAGATACTTTATTTGGTGTTTTGCAATTTCCATTTCCTGCTCTTTGGCTTCAGTTTTTAGCAGGTTTTCTAAGTTTTGCTGCAGGACTTTCTTTTGTTGGAGGATTTATATTCTATCGGGATAGAAAGAGAAATAAAGTACAATTAAAGTTCAAAAAAAAATGA
- a CDS encoding sigma-54-dependent Fis family transcriptional regulator has protein sequence MLQRVILVVNHDEAFQLLQLIRSSDVFKTVGLFVSDDQIADTYSFDNVQTFTLSSIPDIDAEFLVYSHLNKETADQLNKHFPASCMITADQFNGLLNHMESVSLKNKNGSLHQLKTVLDNTHDGMIVINNRLEITIFNKSAEKMTGISKEEAIGKSILKVMPNSQLPRVLDSGIEEINQEQILENGTKIFTTRTPIFDQNSKVLGSFAVFKDITEIVNLAEEVTNLKSIQSMLTSIIQSSEEAISVVDEQGKGILINPAYTRLTGYTAEQVIGKPATTDISEGESIHMQVLKTRKPIRGARLKVGPSRKDVIVNVAPMIVDGLIKGSVGVILDVSEIKGLTEELYRARQIIRTLEAKYSFEDIIGESEEMKFAVDQGKLAASTPATVLLRGESGTGKELFAHAIHNASDRKFNKFVRVNCAALSESLLESELFGYVEGAFSGALRGGKRGLFEEANGGSIFLDEVGELSQNTQAKLLRVLQENEIRRVGGTKAIPINVRVIAATNVNLEKMIAESTFRQDLYYRLNRMPIYIPPLRLRNNDILLLAKHLLQKLNQDYGRNIEVINKDAEEFLLDYHWPGNVRELENILGRAIIHMSHTDTQINRSHISLLSNNHNKPNSASIKVMDSLISEKSLTDRMDEFEKGLLIEALKTFDGNKTRAAKSLGISLRNFYYKLEKFGVDEKARK, from the coding sequence ATGTTGCAAAGGGTTATATTAGTAGTAAATCATGATGAAGCATTCCAGCTGCTCCAATTAATACGATCTTCTGATGTTTTTAAGACTGTCGGTCTTTTTGTATCAGACGATCAGATTGCAGATACATATTCATTCGATAATGTACAAACTTTCACCTTATCATCCATACCTGATATTGATGCTGAGTTTTTGGTTTATTCACATCTGAATAAAGAGACGGCAGATCAGTTAAATAAACACTTCCCTGCTTCTTGTATGATTACAGCCGATCAGTTTAATGGATTGTTAAACCATATGGAATCTGTGTCACTTAAAAATAAAAACGGCAGTTTGCATCAATTGAAAACGGTATTAGATAACACTCATGATGGAATGATTGTTATCAATAATCGTTTAGAGATCACAATTTTTAATAAAAGTGCCGAAAAAATGACAGGTATATCTAAAGAAGAAGCGATAGGGAAATCAATACTTAAGGTAATGCCGAATAGTCAGCTGCCCCGTGTTCTGGATTCGGGAATCGAAGAAATTAATCAGGAACAAATATTAGAAAACGGTACTAAGATTTTTACGACACGAACACCAATATTTGACCAGAATTCAAAAGTTCTCGGTTCATTTGCCGTTTTTAAAGACATAACTGAAATTGTAAATTTGGCCGAAGAAGTTACAAATTTGAAGAGTATTCAAAGTATGCTTACTTCTATCATCCAGTCATCAGAAGAAGCAATTTCTGTGGTGGATGAACAAGGCAAAGGGATATTAATTAATCCTGCTTACACAAGACTTACTGGATATACTGCTGAACAAGTGATTGGAAAGCCCGCAACTACTGATATTTCTGAAGGCGAGAGTATTCATATGCAAGTACTCAAAACGAGAAAGCCAATTAGAGGTGCGCGTTTAAAGGTAGGTCCCAGCCGAAAAGACGTAATTGTGAATGTAGCGCCGATGATTGTGGATGGGCTGATTAAAGGGAGTGTCGGTGTTATCCTTGATGTATCTGAGATAAAAGGGTTAACTGAGGAATTGTATCGTGCCCGTCAAATCATCCGTACGCTTGAAGCAAAATATTCATTTGAAGATATTATTGGTGAATCTGAGGAAATGAAGTTTGCGGTTGATCAAGGCAAACTAGCTGCCTCCACTCCTGCTACAGTACTTCTTAGAGGAGAGTCTGGAACTGGAAAAGAACTTTTTGCACATGCCATACATAATGCAAGTGATAGGAAGTTCAATAAGTTTGTCAGGGTGAACTGCGCAGCTCTATCAGAGTCTTTATTGGAAAGTGAACTTTTTGGTTATGTTGAAGGTGCTTTTTCAGGTGCTTTAAGAGGCGGTAAAAGAGGATTATTTGAAGAGGCAAACGGAGGCAGTATTTTTTTAGATGAAGTTGGAGAACTTTCACAGAATACACAAGCTAAATTATTGAGGGTACTGCAGGAAAATGAAATTCGCCGTGTGGGAGGTACAAAGGCAATTCCGATTAATGTCCGGGTTATCGCTGCGACAAATGTTAACCTTGAAAAGATGATAGCGGAGAGTACTTTCCGACAAGATCTTTATTACCGGCTTAACAGAATGCCTATCTATATTCCACCGCTTCGTTTGAGAAATAATGATATTTTATTATTAGCCAAGCATTTATTGCAGAAACTAAATCAAGATTATGGACGAAATATTGAAGTGATCAATAAAGATGCTGAAGAGTTTTTGCTCGATTATCATTGGCCGGGAAATGTTCGTGAACTTGAAAATATATTGGGACGTGCAATTATACACATGAGTCATACAGATACCCAAATTAATAGAAGTCATATTTCACTGCTGTCCAATAATCATAACAAACCCAATTCTGCTTCTATAAAAGTTATGGATTCCCTTATTTCTGAAAAGTCTTTAACGGATAGAATGGATGAATTTGAAAAAGGTCTTTTAATAGAAGCTTTAAAAACATTTGATGGGAACAAAACGAGAGCAGCTAAATCTTTAGGGATTTCACTGCGTAATTTTTATTATAAGTTAGAAAAATTCGGTGTTGATGAAAAAGCGCGCAAATAA
- the yqiS gene encoding phosphate butyryltransferase yields MRLEHLVSQAENQKIKPVIAVAEAGDQEVMESVFKAYKDGLAHFILFGDEEKISEWLNERNESTPGIKVVSTEKAAKNAVKAVHDGDADILMKGLVPTSVLLKEVLNKEYGLRTGKVLSHVAAFEIEGYERLIFITDAAMNIEPDLNQKAQILQNAINFVLQTGVEHPKAAVLTAVENVNPAMQATLDAASLTIMNARGQITGGMVEGPLALDNAISKEAASHKGISGNVAGAADILLVPTIETGNVLYKSLIYFARAKVGAVLCGAKAPIVLTSRADSSESKYYSIALAVKSVITDKKL; encoded by the coding sequence ATGCGTTTGGAACACTTGGTTAGCCAAGCCGAAAATCAGAAAATTAAACCAGTCATCGCTGTGGCGGAAGCTGGCGATCAAGAAGTGATGGAAAGTGTTTTTAAAGCTTATAAAGATGGCTTAGCTCATTTTATACTTTTTGGAGATGAGGAAAAAATTTCAGAATGGTTAAACGAAAGAAATGAATCTACTCCTGGTATAAAAGTTGTATCAACTGAAAAAGCCGCTAAAAATGCTGTGAAAGCTGTCCATGACGGAGATGCTGATATCCTGATGAAAGGCCTCGTGCCCACTTCTGTTCTTTTAAAAGAAGTATTAAATAAAGAATATGGTCTTAGAACAGGCAAAGTATTATCACATGTCGCCGCTTTTGAAATTGAAGGCTATGAAAGGCTGATATTTATTACTGATGCTGCGATGAATATCGAGCCAGACCTCAATCAAAAAGCGCAAATACTGCAAAATGCTATAAATTTTGTTTTGCAAACAGGTGTTGAACACCCGAAGGCTGCGGTCTTAACGGCAGTAGAAAATGTAAACCCTGCCATGCAGGCAACATTGGATGCCGCAAGCCTTACAATAATGAATGCCCGTGGGCAAATTACAGGTGGAATGGTTGAAGGACCGCTGGCACTCGATAACGCAATTTCCAAAGAAGCTGCATCGCATAAGGGGATCTCTGGAAATGTTGCAGGTGCTGCTGATATCCTGCTCGTTCCGACAATTGAAACAGGCAATGTTTTATATAAATCACTTATTTATTTTGCCCGTGCGAAAGTCGGAGCAGTTCTATGCGGTGCTAAAGCGCCGATTGTACTGACTTCCAGAGCGGATTCATCGGAAAGTAAATATTACTCGATAGCATTAGCTGTTAAATCAGTCATCACTGATAAAAAACTTTAG
- the bcd gene encoding branched-chain amino acid dehydrogenase encodes MELFKYMETYDYEQLVICQDKQSGLKAIICIHDTTLGPALGGTRMWTYDSEDAAIEDALRLARGMTYKNAAAGLNLGGGKTVIIGDPKKDKNEEMFRAFGRYIQGLNGRYITAEDVGTTVEDMDLIYQETPFVTGVSPAFGSSGNPSPVTAYGVYRGMKAAAKEAFGTDSLEGKVIAVQGVGHVAYTLCKHLHEEGASLIVTDINKEAVQRAVEDFGAKAVEIDDIYSVDCDIFAPCALGAIINDSTISQIKAKVVAGAANNQLKETRHGDALHEMGIVYAPDYVINAGGVINVADELNGYNRDRAMKKVETIYDNIASVIEISKRDNIPTYLAADRLAEERIERNRNSRSQFLLNERHILSSRTR; translated from the coding sequence ATGGAACTTTTTAAATATATGGAGACTTACGACTACGAACAATTGGTGATTTGCCAAGATAAACAATCCGGCCTTAAAGCTATTATTTGTATTCATGATACTACATTAGGACCTGCCCTTGGCGGAACGAGAATGTGGACATACGATTCAGAAGATGCAGCGATTGAAGATGCACTGAGACTTGCTAGAGGGATGACTTATAAAAATGCAGCAGCTGGACTCAATTTAGGCGGTGGGAAAACCGTTATTATCGGTGATCCGAAAAAGGATAAAAACGAAGAAATGTTCCGTGCATTCGGACGCTATATTCAAGGGTTGAACGGGCGCTACATCACAGCAGAAGATGTTGGAACTACAGTTGAAGATATGGATTTGATTTATCAAGAAACACCATTTGTAACTGGTGTATCCCCTGCGTTTGGATCAAGTGGAAATCCTTCGCCTGTAACTGCTTACGGAGTATACCGCGGTATGAAAGCTGCTGCGAAAGAAGCATTTGGAACGGATTCACTAGAAGGTAAAGTGATCGCTGTTCAAGGTGTAGGACATGTTGCTTATACGTTATGCAAACACCTTCATGAAGAAGGAGCTTCATTAATTGTTACAGATATCAACAAGGAAGCTGTTCAGCGTGCAGTTGAAGATTTTGGTGCTAAAGCTGTCGAAATTGACGACATCTACAGTGTAGATTGTGATATTTTCGCTCCTTGTGCACTTGGTGCGATTATTAATGATTCAACAATTTCACAAATTAAAGCGAAAGTTGTAGCAGGGGCTGCTAATAACCAACTTAAAGAAACAAGACACGGAGATGCATTACATGAGATGGGTATCGTTTATGCTCCTGATTATGTTATTAACGCAGGTGGCGTTATTAATGTTGCAGATGAACTTAACGGATACAATCGTGATCGAGCAATGAAGAAAGTAGAAACAATCTACGATAATATTGCAAGCGTTATTGAAATTTCTAAGCGTGATAACATCCCGACATATCTTGCTGCTGACCGTTTAGCAGAAGAGCGTATTGAACGTAATAGAAATTCAAGAAGTCAATTTTTATTAAACGAACGACATATCCTGTCTAGCAGAACTCGTTAA
- the buk gene encoding butyrate kinase codes for MHQKEFRILVINPGSTSTKIGIFDNERPVFEKTIRHDTETIHQFESVIDQYSFRKETILETLDYEGINISKLSCVVGRGGLLRPIEGGTYDVNAAMLEDLKTGYAGEHASNLGGILAYEIAEGLNIPSFIVDPVVVDEMDEIARISGVPEMERKSIFHALNQKAVARRVSKMLGKSYESLRLIVVHMGGGITVGVHKDGRVIDVNNGLHGEGPFSPERAGTVPIGDLVSMCFSGEYYADEVMKKLVGQGGLVAYLGTNDARTVEEMIESGNEKADLIYNAMAYQVAKEIGSASAVLYGRVDAIILTGGLAFGKDFVKKITDRVEWISDCIIQPGENELQALAEGGLRVLRNEEQAKEYPGAKASIGLQLD; via the coding sequence GTGCATCAAAAAGAATTTCGCATACTAGTGATTAATCCGGGCTCAACCTCTACCAAGATTGGTATTTTTGATAATGAAAGACCGGTTTTTGAAAAAACAATTCGTCATGATACAGAGACCATACACCAATTTGAGTCGGTTATCGATCAATATTCATTTAGGAAAGAAACTATACTTGAAACACTTGATTATGAGGGAATTAATATTTCTAAGTTAAGTTGTGTAGTTGGACGCGGCGGTTTGCTACGGCCGATTGAAGGCGGAACATATGATGTTAATGCTGCCATGCTAGAGGATTTAAAGACTGGTTATGCAGGTGAGCATGCCTCTAATCTTGGAGGTATACTTGCCTATGAAATAGCAGAAGGTCTTAATATTCCATCTTTTATAGTCGACCCCGTTGTTGTAGATGAAATGGATGAGATTGCACGTATTTCAGGTGTTCCTGAAATGGAGCGTAAAAGTATTTTTCATGCTCTTAATCAGAAAGCAGTGGCAAGAAGAGTCTCAAAAATGCTCGGTAAATCTTATGAGTCATTGCGTCTTATTGTTGTTCACATGGGTGGAGGAATAACGGTAGGCGTGCACAAGGATGGAAGAGTAATTGATGTTAACAATGGTCTTCACGGTGAGGGTCCGTTTTCTCCAGAGCGTGCAGGAACTGTACCAATCGGTGATTTAGTCTCAATGTGTTTTTCAGGAGAGTACTACGCTGATGAAGTGATGAAAAAACTTGTCGGACAAGGCGGACTAGTTGCTTACCTTGGAACAAATGATGCTCGGACAGTAGAAGAAATGATTGAAAGCGGCAACGAGAAAGCTGATCTTATTTATAACGCGATGGCTTACCAAGTTGCGAAAGAAATCGGTTCTGCAAGTGCGGTATTATATGGACGAGTGGACGCGATAATTCTTACAGGCGGCTTAGCTTTTGGAAAAGACTTTGTCAAAAAAATTACAGATCGTGTTGAATGGATTTCAGATTGTATTATTCAGCCGGGTGAAAATGAGCTTCAAGCATTGGCGGAAGGCGGACTTCGTGTTCTAAGAAATGAAGAACAAGCGAAAGAATATCCCGGAGCGAAAGCATCTATAGGATTGCAGCTGGATTAG